The genomic region ATCTTCCATAGTTAAACCTCCGTGTTTTGATAAGCTGCGCGGCTTGTTTCGTATAAATTGTTACCGCAAGTATCAACAGCAACGATAGCCGGTAAGTTTTCTACTTCCAATTTCATTACGGCCTCGGCGGCAAGTTCAGGGTAGGCGATTACCTCTGCTTTTTTGATGCATTTGGAAATTAACGCTCCGGCGCCGCCGAATGCGGCAAAATATACGGCGTTATATTTTTGCAGCGCTTGAATTACCTCGAGTGAACGGTTTCCTTTGCCGATTATGGCTTTTAACCCTTTAGAGAGCAGCTGTGGGGTATACCCGTCCATTCTATCGGATGTTGTCGGACCGGCAGAGCCGATTACTTTTCCCGGTTGGGTGGGAGAGGGGCCCATATAATAAATAGTTTGCCCGCTTATATCAAAAGGCAATGAATTGCCTTCTTCCAGCGCCTGA from Dehalococcoidales bacterium harbors:
- a CDS encoding Fe-S-containing hydro-lyase; translated protein: METIKITSPIDENIINNLKAGTKVLISGIIYTARDAAHLKMVQALEEGNSLPFDISGQTIYYMGPSPTQPGKVIGSAGPTTSDRMDGYTPQLLSKGLKAIIGKGNRSLEVIQALQKYNAVYFAAFGGAGALISKCIKKAEVIAYPELAAEAVMKLEVENLPAIVAVDTCGNNLYETSRAAYQNTEV